A single region of the Liolophura sinensis isolate JHLJ2023 chromosome 9, CUHK_Ljap_v2, whole genome shotgun sequence genome encodes:
- the LOC135475709 gene encoding uncharacterized protein LOC135475709, with the protein MAVLVIVNGGFGQYVIVVVVVGNYQDPDCVWPLTEESYGTETKSGTYNALLSNCVFDHGPSALGSTQSLSVDATTVIEINNGGDYFGTDFMVSAFFFSTSSSVTLFHYVDSGRNDVFKVWSTSSHLHVEVFGAGGTGSLGSVSESYSLPTNQWLQLGFLREKSNGVIKVFVDTEKVIDIDEDFDDYVSLPNGGNLRVGNPFSNAMSPFVGRIACIQIYTALISEGEMDSTVLNNCKKGRWIAAVPTTASQTCASNLPTTQGSVPAAESLTSVMTTTLTPVQSQTESLMQEMNANQPLNGYFLLRMRNSIPSEVGSLITWTRTKGIFGCGSKCLISPQCLSFSISKLNSFEKNCSLYDYEADLFIERSGFTYYTRIDKK; encoded by the exons ATGTTATCGTTGTTGTGGTTGTCGGTAACTATCAAGATCCGGACTGCGTCTGGCCACTGACAGAGGAATCGTACGGGACGGAAACGAAGTCTGGAACGTATAACGCTCTACTATCAAACTGTGTGTTCGACCATGGTCCCTCGGCTCTAGGTAGCACACAAAGCCTGAGTGTTGACGCCACAACTGTGATTGAAATAAACAACGGTGGGGATTACTTTGGCACTGACTTCATGGTGTCTGCATTTTTCTTTTCGACAAGTAGCAGTGTCACGCTTTTCCACTACGTAGACAGCGGTAGAAATGACGTATTCAAGGTCTGGTCGACTAGTTCGCACTTGCACGTTGAGGTGTTTGGAGCAGGGGGAACCGGGTCGCTTGGGTCCGTGTCGGAGAGTTACAGTCTACCAACAAACCAGTGGTTACAACTGGGGTTCCTTCGTGAGAAGAGTAACGGTGTCATCAAGGTGTTTGTAGACACTGAAAAAGTCATAGACATTGATGAAGACTTTGATGATTATGTTTCATTGCCAAATGGCGGAAATCTTCGTGTGGGGAACCCTTTCAGCAATGCAATGTCGCCTTTCGTCGGAAGAATTGCATGCATACAAATCTACACGGCACTTATAAGTGAAGGGGAAATGGatagtacagtgttaaacaattGCAAAAAGGGAAGGTGGATAGCAGCAGTACCAA CGACAGCATCGCAAACGTGCGCATCCAACTTGCCCACAACTCAG GGTTCAGTTCCTGCTGCGGAAAGTTTAACCAGTGTGATGACAACTACTTTG ACACCAGTCCAATCACAAACAGAAAGTTTGATGCAAGAAATGAATGCTAATCAGCCCTTGAATGGATATTTTCTTTTACGCATGCGCAACTCAATTCCGTCCGAAGTCGGATCCTTGATCACGTGGACAAGGACGAAGGGGATTTTCGGGTGCGGGTCAAAGTGTCTGATCTCCCCTCAGTGCTTGTCTTTTTCCATATCAAAGTtaaattcttttgaaaaaaattgttctcTTTATGATTATGAAGCTGACCTTTTTATTGAAAGGTCGGGTTTTACATACTATACCCGAATAGACAAGAAATAG